A section of the Ptychodera flava strain L36383 unplaced genomic scaffold, AS_Pfla_20210202 Scaffold_28__1_contigs__length_4768798_pilon, whole genome shotgun sequence genome encodes:
- the LOC139127080 gene encoding SID1 transmembrane family member 1-like, with amino-acid sequence MSSPQSVTISPSQPQYYYFRFPNGVDSVQVRGRSENKICSVIGVQEVGCPVFDLLRNVEFIGKFQTQTTQSSITVQAKEFQSRKFFVVLLAHPDDSICNDKQQSKSSVNDSKATDGNYQPASSTSSDDEARLKNMTLEIIPTKPCSVYWTGTMVMTSVFLCFYIAFLVYACVQCR; translated from the exons ATGTCGTCCCCCCAGTCCGTGACGATATCACCATCCCAGCCTCAG TACTACTACTTTAGGTTTCCTAATGGCGTTGATTCAGTCCAAGTCCGAGGACGTTCAGAGAATAAAATTTGCTCGGTCATTGGAGTTCAAGAAGTAGGG TGCCCTGTATTTGATCTACTTCGAAATGTTGAGTTTATCGGAAAGTTTCAGACGCAGACAACACAGTCATCCATCACTGTGCAG GCCAAGGAATTTCAATCGCGaaagttttttgttgttttgttggcCCATCCCGATGACTCTATTTGCAACGACAAACAACAAAGTAAGTCTTCTGTTAATGACAGCAAAGCCACCGATGGAAACTATCAACCCG CGAGTTCAACGTCTTCAGATGACGAGGCCAGATTGAAAAATATGACACTAGAAATTATACCCACAAAACCAT GTAGCGTGTATTGGACTGGCACCATGGTAATGACGTCTGTTTTCTTATGTTTTTATATCGCCTTCCTGGTCTATGCTTGCGTACAGTGCcggtaa